One segment of Thermococcus profundus DNA contains the following:
- the nuoE gene encoding NADH-quinone oxidoreductase subunit NuoE, whose amino-acid sequence MASDFGYIRSYPPEPSSLIPLLQRTQERFGYLPREAMEEIANYLGLPLSWVYGVATFYAQFRFEPLGKYVVKICHGTACHVNGAVNIARSIKEELGIEEGQTTEDGLVTLERVACLGCCSLAPVIMINEKVFGKLNPEKVRKLMKQLREGKLDV is encoded by the coding sequence ATGGCGTCTGATTTCGGCTACATACGCTCTTATCCCCCAGAGCCGAGCTCGCTTATTCCGCTCCTCCAGCGCACGCAGGAGCGCTTTGGATACCTCCCCCGGGAGGCTATGGAGGAGATAGCGAACTACCTTGGGCTTCCACTCAGCTGGGTTTACGGTGTCGCGACCTTCTACGCCCAGTTCCGCTTCGAGCCGCTCGGGAAGTACGTCGTCAAAATCTGCCACGGCACTGCTTGCCACGTCAACGGAGCTGTCAACATAGCCAGATCCATAAAGGAGGAGCTCGGCATAGAGGAGGGCCAGACGACGGAGGACGGCCTTGTCACGCTTGAGCGCGTCGCCTGTCTCGGCTGCTGCAGCCTCGCGCCGGTCATAATGATCAATGAGAAGGTCTTCGGCAAGCTCAATCCGGAGAAGGTGAGGAAGCTGATGAAGCAGCTCAGGGAGGGGAAGCTCGATGTCTGA
- a CDS encoding PadR family transcriptional regulator: MIRRVLLGFMGLHILHHASREEITGKFVMEELEKHGYKTSPGTIYPLLHKMEDMGLLQSRTEVRNGKRVRLYRATPKGEELLEKARKKVKELCTEILGE, translated from the coding sequence ATGATCCGGCGCGTTCTCCTTGGCTTCATGGGTCTGCACATCCTCCACCATGCGAGCCGGGAGGAGATCACGGGAAAGTTCGTGATGGAGGAACTGGAAAAGCACGGCTATAAAACGAGTCCCGGGACGATCTATCCCCTCCTCCACAAAATGGAGGACATGGGGCTTCTTCAGAGCAGAACCGAGGTGAGGAACGGAAAGCGGGTGCGCCTCTATCGAGCAACCCCGAAGGGGGAAGAACTGCTTGAAAAAGCCAGGAAAAAGGTCAAGGAACTCTGCACTGAAATCCTGGGGGAATGA
- the shyB gene encoding NAD(P)-dependent hydrogenase/sulfhydrogenase 2 subunit beta translates to MRYIKLPSENFETFFNSLREWGKIYGPVKKGEVYSFQEVQGAGDMALDYNRTMLPPKKFFVRPRDQILHLKNGRWENGVDDERFVLFGLHSCDIHGLKILDKVYLGEPADPYYKARRKNALIIGISCMPDEYCFCKSLGTDFAMDGFDLFLHELPDGWLVRVGSVRGHEIAWENEELFDEVTEEDIQHFKEFEERRASSFQRKLSKEGLADMLDLAYNSPVWKKYADICLACGNCNMVCPTCRCYEVCDKWINAYEAVRERRYDSCFMESHGLVAGGHNFRPTRLDRFRHRYYCKSYFDPSAGFNCVGCGRCDEFCPAGIEHVKVLDEVRGSLQ, encoded by the coding sequence TTGAGATATATAAAACTTCCTTCCGAAAATTTTGAGACCTTCTTCAATTCGCTTAGGGAGTGGGGCAAAATCTATGGGCCAGTTAAGAAGGGGGAGGTTTATTCTTTCCAGGAGGTTCAGGGGGCCGGGGACATGGCCCTCGACTACAACAGGACAATGCTACCGCCGAAGAAGTTCTTCGTGAGACCAAGGGACCAGATACTCCACCTAAAGAACGGTAGATGGGAAAACGGTGTCGATGATGAAAGGTTCGTTCTCTTCGGCCTCCACTCCTGCGACATCCACGGCCTTAAGATACTCGACAAGGTGTACCTTGGAGAACCGGCCGACCCATACTACAAGGCAAGGCGCAAGAACGCACTCATAATTGGGATAAGCTGCATGCCCGACGAGTACTGCTTCTGCAAGAGCCTGGGAACCGACTTTGCCATGGACGGCTTTGACCTCTTCCTCCACGAGCTTCCGGATGGATGGCTCGTTCGCGTGGGGAGCGTGAGGGGGCATGAAATAGCCTGGGAGAACGAGGAACTCTTTGACGAGGTCACCGAGGAGGACATCCAGCACTTCAAGGAGTTCGAGGAGAGGCGCGCTTCTTCATTCCAGAGAAAGCTCAGCAAAGAAGGTTTGGCAGACATGCTTGACCTGGCCTACAACAGTCCCGTATGGAAGAAGTACGCGGACATATGCCTCGCCTGCGGCAACTGCAACATGGTTTGCCCCACTTGCCGCTGTTACGAGGTGTGTGACAAATGGATCAACGCCTACGAGGCTGTGAGGGAGAGGCGCTACGATTCCTGCTTCATGGAGAGCCATGGTCTCGTTGCCGGCGGCCACAACTTCAGGCCTACGCGATTGGACCGCTTCAGGCACCGCTACTACTGCAAGAGCTACTTCGACCCCTCAGCGGGCTTCAACTGCGTCGGCTGTGGGAGGTGTGACGAGTTCTGTCCGGCCGGGATAGAGCACGTTAAGGTTCTCGACGAGGTGAGGGGGTCCCTGCAATGA
- a CDS encoding asparaginase, whose product MKILVLGTGGTIASARTEMGYKATLGVDEVLQLAGIEKRDGFEVETRDVLNLDSTLLQPEDWEVIGRAVFEAFSEYDGIVITHGTDTLAYTSSALSFILRNPPVPVVLTGSMLPITEPGSDAPRNLRTALTFAQKGFPGIYVAFMDKIMLGTRVSKVHSLGLNAFQSINYPDVAYVKGGELLIRHRPRVFGKGEPEFDPPVDPNVVHLRLTPGLSPEVFLKISEAVDGIVLEGYGAGGIPYRGRDLLSAVSRTASQKPVVMTTQALHGGVDLTKYEVGRRALEAGVIPAYDMTKEATLVKLMWALGHTKEVENVRRIMTTNIAGELSIEKERLG is encoded by the coding sequence TTGAAGATCCTAGTACTGGGCACCGGCGGGACGATAGCCAGTGCAAGGACGGAGATGGGGTATAAGGCCACCCTCGGCGTTGATGAAGTTCTTCAATTGGCTGGAATTGAGAAGCGGGACGGTTTTGAGGTGGAGACGCGTGATGTGCTCAACCTGGACAGCACCCTGCTCCAGCCAGAGGACTGGGAGGTCATAGGGAGGGCCGTCTTTGAGGCCTTCTCCGAGTACGATGGGATAGTCATCACACACGGCACAGATACCCTCGCGTACACCTCCTCAGCCCTGAGCTTCATCCTGAGGAATCCGCCCGTTCCCGTCGTTTTAACTGGTTCGATGCTCCCGATAACCGAGCCGGGGAGCGACGCCCCCAGAAACCTGAGGACTGCTTTGACGTTTGCGCAGAAGGGGTTTCCAGGGATATACGTCGCCTTCATGGACAAGATAATGCTGGGGACGCGCGTTTCTAAAGTCCACTCCCTCGGCCTGAACGCATTCCAGAGCATAAACTATCCCGATGTTGCCTACGTGAAGGGAGGCGAACTGCTGATAAGACACAGACCGAGGGTCTTTGGAAAGGGAGAGCCCGAATTCGATCCCCCCGTTGACCCCAACGTCGTTCACCTCCGCTTAACCCCAGGTCTCTCTCCGGAGGTGTTCTTGAAGATCTCAGAAGCCGTCGATGGGATAGTCCTTGAAGGCTATGGGGCCGGGGGGATTCCCTACAGGGGAAGGGATCTTCTCTCGGCAGTCTCCAGAACGGCCTCGCAGAAACCCGTTGTCATGACCACTCAAGCCCTCCACGGGGGTGTGGATCTAACGAAGTACGAGGTTGGGAGGAGGGCCCTGGAGGCCGGCGTCATCCCAGCCTACGATATGACAAAGGAGGCGACCCTGGTAAAGCTGATGTGGGCCCTGGGCCACACCAAGGAGGTCGAGAACGTCAGGAGAATCATGACAACGAACATAGCAGGGGAGCTCAGCATCGAAAAGGAAAGGCTTGGGTGA
- the shyD gene encoding NAD(P)-dependent hydrogenase/sulfhydrogenase 2 subunit delta → MMGKLKLGVFELTDCGGCALNVLFLYERLFDLLEYYEIGEFHMASSLQDGGHYDVALVTGTVSTHRDLEVLREARNRSDYLIALGTCATHGSVQGSVEMPIKEKLKAIYGDEGNPMRAMDSKPVVEYVAVDLAIPGCPYDKEELYQALMNIAKGIDPVRPDYPVCVECKLNEYECVLVKKGLPCLGPITLGGCNAVCIKSGLGCIGCRGPLPGEVNPASEYEILKSKGYDDEYIMKKFKTFARWKP, encoded by the coding sequence ATGATGGGGAAGCTCAAACTCGGAGTTTTCGAGCTGACGGACTGCGGAGGCTGTGCCCTCAACGTGCTTTTCCTCTACGAGAGGCTCTTCGACCTCCTGGAGTACTACGAGATAGGCGAGTTCCACATGGCGAGCAGCCTTCAAGATGGTGGCCATTACGACGTTGCCCTCGTTACAGGAACGGTTTCCACCCACAGGGATCTCGAAGTTCTCAGGGAAGCGAGAAACCGCTCGGACTACCTCATAGCCCTCGGGACCTGCGCGACACATGGCAGCGTGCAGGGAAGTGTTGAAATGCCGATTAAAGAGAAGCTGAAAGCGATTTACGGAGATGAGGGCAACCCGATGCGGGCGATGGACTCGAAGCCGGTCGTCGAGTACGTGGCCGTGGATTTGGCAATTCCTGGCTGTCCCTACGACAAGGAGGAGCTGTACCAGGCGCTCATGAACATAGCGAAGGGCATAGATCCGGTTCGTCCAGACTACCCCGTCTGCGTCGAGTGCAAGCTCAACGAGTACGAGTGTGTTCTGGTGAAGAAGGGCCTCCCATGCCTCGGCCCGATAACCCTAGGCGGCTGCAACGCGGTCTGCATAAAGTCCGGTCTCGGCTGTATCGGCTGCAGGGGCCCACTGCCGGGCGAGGTGAATCCAGCGAGCGAGTACGAGATACTCAAGAGCAAGGGCTACGATGACGAGTACATCATGAAGAAGTTCAAGACCTTCGCGAGGTGGAAGCCATGA
- the shyC gene encoding NAD(P)-dependent hydrogenase/sulfhydrogenase 2 subunit gamma: MSENPYVSHEARILEVKDLTPREKLFTLRFVDPEVGENFNFKPGQFVIVDVRGFGEFPISLCSSPTRKGYIQLCIRKAGRMTKFVHKMREGEIVGIRGPYGNDFPMEEMEDSNLVLVAGGLGMAPLRSVLWYAIDSGRYEQIWLFYGTKAYEDLLFRDEVVHLLKHGDAVNCKVKLAYEVESPSCVYLEKGFSDRVCRGVVTDLFRGEEFDVENTYALICGPPIMYKFVVRELLNRKLSPGRIYMTLERRMRCGIGKCGHCVVGTSTSLKYVCKDGPVFTYWDALSTRGLI; the protein is encoded by the coding sequence ATGAGCGAAAACCCCTACGTTTCCCATGAGGCGCGCATTCTGGAGGTAAAAGACTTAACTCCCAGGGAGAAGCTCTTCACCCTCCGCTTCGTTGACCCAGAGGTGGGAGAAAACTTCAACTTCAAGCCGGGCCAGTTTGTCATAGTGGACGTTCGGGGCTTCGGCGAGTTCCCGATAAGCCTCTGCTCATCCCCAACCAGGAAAGGCTACATCCAGCTCTGCATAAGGAAAGCCGGCAGGATGACGAAGTTCGTCCATAAAATGCGGGAGGGGGAGATAGTTGGCATTAGGGGGCCCTACGGCAACGACTTCCCAATGGAAGAGATGGAGGACTCAAACCTCGTTCTTGTCGCTGGCGGCCTCGGGATGGCGCCCCTGAGGTCAGTCCTGTGGTATGCCATTGACTCAGGGAGATATGAACAGATCTGGCTCTTCTACGGGACTAAGGCCTACGAAGACCTGCTCTTCCGCGACGAGGTAGTCCACCTACTAAAGCATGGGGATGCCGTGAACTGCAAAGTGAAGCTCGCCTACGAGGTTGAGAGTCCCTCGTGCGTCTACCTTGAGAAGGGCTTCTCGGACAGGGTTTGCCGGGGCGTTGTGACGGACCTCTTCCGCGGTGAGGAGTTCGACGTTGAGAACACCTACGCCCTCATCTGCGGCCCTCCGATAATGTACAAGTTCGTAGTGAGGGAGCTCCTGAACAGGAAACTCTCTCCCGGGAGGATTTACATGACCCTTGAAAGGAGAATGCGGTGCGGAATAGGCAAGTGCGGCCACTGCGTTGTTGGGACGAGCACGAGTCTCAAGTACGTCTGCAAAGACGGACCTGTCTTCACCTATTGGGACGCGCTCTCCACAAGGGGGTTGATATGA
- a CDS encoding MFS transporter: protein MEDRESSKANERRIFGISWNVFVLGLVSFLNDMSSEMISPVVPKYLTDVLKTGELLGGTLMGAIESLSSLFKVAFGYISDRFRKRKVFIFTGYALSAFSKGALAFTRYWWDFLSLRILDRVGKGIRTAPRDALIAESSEKGKTGKSFGFHRMMDTLGAVTGPLVGIALLYLMRGMIAEKAYRYLFLFSAVPGLLSLLIIALFVKERGREVRKKITGISALKSRNLRLFLAVVAVGALGRYSYAFTLWKASELGYSLRDEMAFYALFNLMYAAAAYPIGFYSDRVGKRKLITVGFMIAALASLAFAYAEDLPSLIAAFVLYGLYIAIEDTVPRAYMADLAGDFEKGTVIGTYHTVFGIFVFPASVVAGYLWQNYSLSHSFLYAAAMNLLAFVMMLSVPERD from the coding sequence ATGGAGGATAGAGAATCCTCAAAGGCCAACGAAAGGAGGATCTTTGGGATAAGCTGGAACGTTTTCGTTCTGGGTCTCGTCAGCTTCCTCAACGACATGAGCAGCGAGATGATAAGCCCGGTGGTTCCAAAGTACCTCACGGACGTCCTCAAAACGGGTGAACTCCTCGGTGGAACGCTGATGGGAGCAATAGAGAGCTTGAGCTCACTCTTCAAGGTGGCCTTTGGCTACATCAGCGACAGGTTCAGGAAGAGGAAAGTCTTCATCTTCACTGGCTATGCACTCTCAGCCTTTTCAAAGGGTGCGCTGGCCTTTACCCGGTACTGGTGGGACTTTCTAAGCTTGAGGATCCTTGACCGCGTCGGTAAGGGCATAAGAACTGCCCCAAGGGATGCCCTTATAGCGGAGTCCTCGGAAAAGGGGAAAACTGGAAAGTCCTTCGGCTTCCACAGAATGATGGATACCCTCGGCGCCGTCACCGGCCCGCTCGTCGGAATAGCGCTCCTCTACCTGATGCGCGGCATGATCGCCGAGAAGGCCTACCGCTACCTCTTCCTGTTCTCCGCAGTTCCGGGGCTGCTCTCCCTTCTGATAATAGCCCTCTTTGTAAAGGAACGCGGTAGAGAAGTCAGGAAAAAGATAACAGGAATTTCCGCGCTGAAAAGCAGAAACCTCAGGCTCTTTCTGGCGGTGGTTGCAGTCGGGGCCCTTGGAAGGTACAGCTACGCATTTACCCTGTGGAAGGCCTCTGAACTGGGGTACTCGCTCAGGGATGAGATGGCCTTCTACGCCCTCTTCAACCTCATGTACGCGGCCGCGGCCTATCCGATCGGCTTTTACTCCGACAGGGTGGGGAAAAGGAAACTGATAACGGTCGGCTTCATGATAGCAGCGCTGGCCTCTCTGGCTTTTGCCTACGCAGAGGACCTGCCCTCACTCATAGCCGCCTTCGTCCTCTACGGCCTCTACATCGCTATTGAGGATACGGTTCCAAGGGCGTACATGGCGGATCTGGCCGGGGACTTTGAGAAGGGGACGGTGATAGGTACCTACCACACGGTCTTTGGCATCTTCGTCTTTCCCGCTTCGGTCGTGGCGGGCTACCTGTGGCAGAACTACTCCCTCAGCCACTCCTTCCTCTACGCCGCGGCAATGAACCTCCTTGCCTTTGTCATGATGCTCTCAGTTCCGGAGAGAGATTGA
- the nuoF gene encoding NADH-quinone oxidoreductase subunit NuoF, with product MSEVKAIAVGMNSCGIAAGAKETYEAIKRELEERELDIKLKIVGCVGMCYREPLVDVITGDGIITYGHVDPKKVPRIIEEHVINGKPVEEWVVKRDWWENGERKTWDVDGYFAKQKKIVLENSGYIDPENIDEYIAVGGYEALKKALKMEPEEIIEVITKSGLRGRGGAGFPTGLKWKFTRQAKGDEKYIVCNADEGDPGAFMDRNVLEGDPHRVIEGMIIGAYAIGATKGFIYVRAEYPLAIRRLKIALQQARERGFLGENILGSGFSFDIVIKEGAGAFVCGEETALIASIEGKRGMPRPRPPYPAQKGLFGKPTNINNVETWANVPWIIRHGWEAYASLGTEKSKGTKVFALSGKIKHGGNVEVPMGITLREILYEIGGGTKTGKRIKAVQLGGPSGGCIPEELFDTPVDYESVNATGAIMGSGGMVVMDEDTCMVDVAKFFLDFTVKESCGKCTFCRIGTKRMWEILDKFTRGEATEEDLEKLERLAYQVKAGSLCGLGQTAPNPVLTTLRYFREEYIEHINGRCPAKVCKPLIRYVIIADKCTGCTACAIFCPVKAISGERLKPHFIDQEACIKCGTCYEVCRFNAIEILTGRDE from the coding sequence ATGTCTGAGGTCAAGGCCATAGCGGTCGGCATGAACTCGTGCGGAATAGCGGCCGGGGCAAAGGAGACCTACGAGGCGATAAAGAGGGAACTTGAGGAGAGGGAGCTAGACATCAAGCTCAAGATAGTCGGCTGCGTCGGCATGTGCTACCGAGAGCCGCTGGTTGACGTAATCACAGGGGACGGGATCATTACCTACGGTCACGTTGACCCGAAGAAAGTCCCGAGGATCATAGAGGAGCACGTCATCAACGGAAAACCGGTGGAGGAGTGGGTAGTCAAGCGCGACTGGTGGGAGAACGGCGAGAGAAAGACGTGGGACGTTGATGGCTATTTTGCCAAGCAGAAGAAGATCGTCCTCGAAAACTCCGGCTACATAGATCCCGAGAACATAGACGAGTACATAGCCGTTGGCGGTTACGAGGCCCTCAAAAAGGCCCTCAAGATGGAGCCCGAGGAGATAATAGAGGTAATCACCAAATCGGGCCTCAGGGGTAGAGGCGGTGCGGGATTCCCAACTGGTCTGAAGTGGAAGTTCACCCGCCAAGCAAAGGGGGACGAGAAGTACATAGTCTGCAACGCCGATGAGGGCGACCCCGGAGCGTTCATGGACAGGAACGTCCTTGAGGGCGACCCTCACAGAGTTATCGAGGGTATGATAATAGGTGCCTACGCGATCGGGGCTACAAAGGGCTTCATCTACGTGAGAGCAGAGTACCCGCTGGCCATAAGAAGGCTGAAGATAGCCCTCCAGCAGGCGAGGGAGAGGGGCTTCCTCGGCGAGAACATCCTCGGTAGCGGGTTCTCCTTTGACATAGTCATCAAAGAGGGTGCCGGGGCGTTTGTCTGTGGTGAGGAGACGGCACTCATAGCCTCGATTGAAGGAAAGCGCGGCATGCCGAGGCCAAGGCCGCCCTACCCCGCCCAGAAGGGGCTCTTCGGAAAGCCGACCAACATAAACAACGTGGAAACATGGGCGAACGTGCCCTGGATAATAAGGCACGGCTGGGAAGCTTACGCCTCCCTTGGAACGGAAAAGAGCAAAGGCACCAAGGTCTTCGCGCTGTCGGGCAAGATAAAGCACGGCGGCAACGTTGAGGTTCCGATGGGAATAACGCTCCGCGAGATACTCTACGAGATCGGCGGGGGGACGAAGACGGGCAAGAGGATCAAGGCTGTCCAGCTCGGCGGCCCTTCGGGCGGCTGTATTCCGGAAGAGCTCTTTGACACTCCCGTTGACTACGAGAGCGTGAACGCGACGGGAGCTATAATGGGCAGCGGCGGAATGGTCGTCATGGACGAGGACACCTGTATGGTCGACGTTGCCAAGTTCTTCCTCGACTTCACGGTTAAGGAATCCTGCGGCAAGTGTACCTTCTGCCGCATAGGCACCAAGAGGATGTGGGAAATCCTTGACAAGTTCACGAGGGGAGAGGCGACCGAGGAGGATCTTGAAAAGCTTGAGAGGCTCGCCTACCAGGTTAAGGCCGGCTCGCTCTGCGGGCTCGGGCAGACGGCTCCAAACCCCGTCCTAACGACGCTCCGCTACTTCAGGGAAGAATACATCGAGCACATAAACGGCCGCTGTCCGGCAAAGGTCTGCAAGCCGCTCATAAGGTACGTCATAATCGCCGACAAGTGTACCGGCTGTACCGCCTGCGCGATATTCTGCCCGGTCAAAGCTATCAGCGGCGAGAGGCTCAAGCCCCACTTCATTGACCAAGAGGCGTGTATCAAGTGCGGCACCTGCTACGAGGTGTGCCGGTTCAACGCTATAGAGATCCTCACCGGGAGGGATGAGTGA
- the shyA gene encoding NAD(P)-dependent hydrogenase/sulfhydrogenase 2 subunit alpha → MIIEIGEFTRVEGNGKAEIIIEDGEVKDVRLKIVEGPRFFELLTLGRHYYDVPDLEARICAICYLAHSVASVMGIERAFGVEVPEEIQLLRELGLIGEFLESHALHLYLLVAPDVFGYPDAIRMASKHGELVKEGIALKAFGNRLRELIGGREIGGINVKPGGFGRYQTTEELETIEEESGALLRLAKRAVRLFASLEPYGERAEHFVATNGYLWGERLIAEDKEPFHYTERIEEHSLVYSFAKQSCYNGESFLVGSLARLLLKSDQLTPEAKRLFKEHEDKLSTGYVSYNNLAQAIELVYSLERAGEIAKILLDRGISGENVPVEPREGEGIGYVEAPRGVLIHHYRTDSKGRIVHSNIITPTALNHAMIEESLLKEARVLYGEADEEEMIGRLEETVRAFDPCISCSVHIVKL, encoded by the coding sequence ATGATAATCGAGATTGGGGAGTTCACCCGTGTAGAGGGGAACGGGAAGGCCGAGATAATCATAGAGGACGGCGAAGTGAAGGACGTGAGACTGAAGATCGTTGAGGGGCCGCGCTTCTTCGAACTCCTCACTCTCGGGAGGCACTACTACGATGTACCAGACCTTGAGGCGAGGATATGCGCCATATGCTATCTCGCCCACAGTGTCGCATCGGTCATGGGGATAGAGAGGGCCTTCGGAGTTGAGGTTCCGGAGGAGATTCAGCTGTTAAGGGAGCTTGGTCTCATCGGGGAGTTCCTTGAGAGCCACGCATTGCACCTTTACCTCCTCGTCGCCCCTGATGTCTTCGGCTATCCCGATGCCATTAGGATGGCAAGCAAGCACGGCGAGCTTGTGAAGGAAGGGATAGCACTCAAAGCCTTCGGGAACAGATTGAGGGAGCTGATAGGCGGGAGGGAGATAGGCGGGATAAACGTCAAGCCAGGTGGCTTCGGGCGTTATCAGACTACTGAAGAGCTTGAGACAATTGAGGAAGAAAGTGGGGCTCTGCTGAGGCTCGCTAAAAGGGCTGTGAGGCTCTTCGCGTCGCTTGAGCCCTACGGCGAAAGGGCGGAGCACTTCGTAGCCACCAACGGCTACCTGTGGGGAGAGAGACTGATCGCCGAGGACAAGGAACCGTTCCACTACACCGAGAGAATAGAGGAGCACTCCCTCGTTTACAGCTTCGCCAAGCAGAGTTGCTACAACGGCGAGAGCTTCCTCGTTGGTTCCCTCGCAAGGCTCCTGCTAAAGAGCGATCAGCTGACGCCGGAGGCGAAGAGGCTCTTCAAGGAGCACGAAGATAAGCTTTCAACGGGATACGTCAGCTACAACAACCTTGCCCAGGCTATCGAGCTAGTTTACTCCCTTGAGCGGGCAGGAGAGATAGCGAAGATTCTCCTCGACCGCGGCATCTCCGGCGAAAACGTTCCAGTGGAGCCGAGGGAAGGGGAAGGAATAGGGTACGTTGAGGCACCGAGGGGAGTTCTGATACACCACTACCGCACCGATTCCAAGGGCAGAATCGTGCACTCGAACATCATAACGCCAACGGCGCTCAACCACGCCATGATTGAGGAGAGCCTGCTGAAGGAGGCTAGGGTTCTCTACGGTGAGGCCGATGAGGAGGAGATGATAGGCAGACTGGAGGAGACGGTAAGGGCCTTCGACCCATGCATATCCTGCTCGGTTCACATAGTGAAGCTTTGA